Below is a genomic region from Thunnus thynnus chromosome 22, fThuThy2.1, whole genome shotgun sequence.
ctttaacgggtagaaacttcaagcagaccccggctcttggtgggcggccatctgctttgaccagttgggttgagagagagaaagagagagggaaagggggaggtgggacagaagaaaaacaatcacaacaacaacaacaagcacaagcagcaatagccagggaaggatgccatcaggactgtgaaggaccgtgAAGGTTCGGCCtgggactcaggttttcctatgagatgagaaagcacaaaaaaactccggggaagaagcaaagttagtgacatgcattgatgttacatgaatgcatacagatggagaggaggaagaggaggagagaggagctcagtgcatcatgggaagtcccccagcagtctaggcctatagcagcataactaagggctgatccaaggtgagcctggtcggccctaactataagctttatcaaaaaggaaagttttaagcctactcttaaacatagagagggtgtctgcaccccggactgaatccggtagatggttccatagaagaggagcctgatagctgaaggctctgcctcccattctacttttaaagactgtagggaccaccagtaagcctgcatactgggagcgcagtgttctagtgggataatacggtattatgagctcttcaagatatgatggtgcctgaccattaagggctttgtaagttaggagaaggattttaaattctattctagattttacaggaagccaatgtagtgaagctaaaatgggagaaatgtgatctctttttctagtttgtGTTGTGCATAAGTAATTCTTCTTGTCCTATTCTAGGAACCACAGGGGGATGAGGAAGCAGAAAACTCATCGAGACAtgtcccccaccctgagtctcgaccCCTGGGTTCCTAGACACTCAAGCCTCtttgtgattccatttggtcCCTGGTCATCCCCCAGCAatcgacccccttcatccctttcctcgaccctcatccagcccaccatacactatcctcatccaatcctgaaccctctcgacaatccaaataaatctactttttatACCGTTTAAATggcgtggtctttgttagtgaaacagcattttaatatataacatatgtTATATCTGTGTATGtttatcaaatgtgtttaaCAGTATTAACTCTGTCAATAAATAAAAgtggtaaatggctgcatttatgaAGCTCTTTTATCCAGGGTGCTTTATAATgtcttttctgctgctcactctcccattcacacacacgcaatcACATACAACCTCTCACACTGATGGTGGTGAGTTACCACGCAGGGTGCTGGTGCAGTCATCAGGAGATATTTGGGtacagtatcttgcccaaggacacatcaacATGTGGACAGCGGAAGTTGGGGATCAAACCaccgaccttctgattagtggatgacctgctctacctcccaATGCAGGAGTAATAAATACATATCAAGTCTGAAATGTTGAAGAGCTTCTCTgttaaaacaaactaacaaaaacataattattaggTGGATTTCATGCCATCTAAAATATTTAACTGGATGTAACAAACATAGAATCATCTGATTAATGCAGCATTTGTATGATTCGCTCCCAAGTTTTCACCTGCTGCACAAAGTTACAAGTTTCATacttgttttgatattttttcatgCATAAGAGTAACCACTTAGATTTCTAATATGTGGTCAATTCATCCAAATTTGGCAGTTTGCTCCAACATTTTCAGACATTCTCTCTTTGGTAATTCACCGTTGACTCTAATGTCTTTGTAAGATTTTCATATATGAGaaaattttcagttttacagatgCAATTTGTTTATTTGCCACATTGGTTTAAAGTGAATCTTCATGTTTATATTAGTCAGAACAACAGTGTTGCCTCTGTTGAATTTTGGGTCTTTATATGTACAGATGTCACATTTCAattgaaatcaataaatatatataaattaaaataaacagaggCAGTGCAGTTTCTGctaaatttagttttatttaatatacATTACCGACTGAATTTTTAACACACATCACAAATTGGAATCACAGATTTCAtcttgcatctttttttttttttttttaaatggaccTTTTAGCTGAGATTATTTCTctcaggagctgctggagaCCAAGCCACAGCTAAAAGGAATATTTGAATttcattcatcaggtggacacaaacacaacttcagTGGTATGATCCTACTGCTGAGCGTCTGCCAGATGTAGAATTAGGTTTCCCTGGGTTTTGCCTCTCAGGCTACAAACAGGCTGCCCCTACTTATTGTTGGAGGCTTTTGGGGATGTATGTGTTACACCCAAGAAAAGGGGCTTttgtggattaaaaaaaaaaataataaaaaagacgAGAGTTGCAGGCCGGAAGTGCTTTGTTAGTGAAGTGAGTTTGTAAATAAAAGTTGTCACAAGAAAATGGACAGTGGGCCTTGTCCATTTTAAGGGTGCAACatatgcagaagaagaagaagaggactgCAGAAGCTAATCATGAAAAGCCACATAAACACTTTCAGCATCATAGATGATTTGCTAGATTGATATAAATGCAGGAAATagcattctttgtttttttgtgtgtcctACCCACTTCTGAAACAAGCACATCGAACAGATTTCAAgggaaaacaaaactgcaagaaaaccacacaaaccaaaaccacaagtgtttgtctcatttgtgAAGTGCCAGACACAATTAGGTCAACTTCAGCCTGACATGTTAGAAATTTTCTCACTTTGGGGGTCTAACAAAAATAGAAgtatatcacacacacagttttttgtcatttaagaggacatttcaaatgttgaagctaaacaaaaaacaaagctgaacCCTCAAATGTCATGattataatgatgttttataatgtgacaacgctgtggttaaggtctggttaggtttagtgAAAGATCATTTTTGAGTTTGGGTTGAAATGATCActttaaggttagagaaacatgtggcgTGGGTTAATGTTACTGCTTCCTCAAAGTTAggcatggctacaataataaccacagcgtcaaggttaggggatgattgTAGTTATGCACAGatgcatctgtcactcaaactgaTCATAGCTTGTTTTTTGGCGACTGACATCATGACTTGTTCTGTGGTTTTTCTTGGGAAGGTTTTCATTTACTCTGAAGTCACTCTAGCACAGATGAGCCATCGGGCAGAAATatggaaataatttaaaaaaaacttaattcaGAATATTCAGAGTTACAAAGATGGATGTTTCTTGCAGTAAAGTAACAGAACAAACTTAAAGCAGtaactttatattttaaatgttcagcTTTTCAGCTTCTGTTCTAGTTCTCATGTTCACCACTGTCACTGTAAACTGTCTCTGACATGTTCAGCTCAGAAGTGATGCTCAGTAGTGACCGCCACAATGTCATCAACCTCCTCAGCCAATCTCTCTGCAGCCTGGGTGGGCGGGGGTGTTACCATGGAGACGGGTAGGTCATTTCCTGCCGATGAGGAGTAAGTGATAAACTTTAGAAACATTTTCCAGAGAATTTTCCAGATCTGTGGTAAATATCATGTAATCAACACCATGTAACTGATAGAGATACTGTGCAACacataattgattgattaattgattgagtGATTGATTGATAGTTACTGAGTGTCTCTAAGGTGAGTGAATGGTTCAGAGTGTTACCTGCAGGCCTGTGTCGATATAAAGACACCATGACGAGAGTGGAGATGAAGTACGGACAGAACACCACTAGGTGGCAGACCAGTCTGAACACAAGCTGGAGGGGAGCTGAGGCAGGGGGCGGTGCTACAGAGACAGTGGGCAGGGCTGCTGAGACAGGGGGCAGGGCTGTGGTTGGTGGTTTATCTGCAGAGAGAATCACACCTGGTCAGGTGAACATGTGGATGAAATAAGTGGTGAAATCAAAGGTGACTTCCTCACCTGTGACAGTGATCCAGCTGGATGGAGACTCTCCATGACTGCTGCTGTTACACTTGTAGAGGCCTTCATCAGACTTGGAAACATTGTGAATGGTCATGTGACCTCCTGCAGGCTCAGTCCCAATGAGGGAGCCATCTTTATAGAAATCAGCTGGGAGGTTGGAGgtctttgttttacagtgcagagtgacatcatctccctccatcacagggAGGACAGGACTCTGCAGGATCACTGATCCACctcaacacagagacaaactacagcatttcatcatttacactCAGCTTCATCAATACTaactccacagtctgatcttaCCAGTGACAGTGATGTTGATGCTGTTACTGGTTGCTCTCTCTCTGGACTCACACCAGTAAACTCCACTGTCCATTGTGATGATGTGTCCGATGTTACAAGAAGAATGAACTGTCTTCCCCCATTTAGCTCCACACTCAGCTCTGGTTTCTTTGGTTGTGTTCCTCCTCAGCATCCATCCAGCAGAGCTGTCGTCCTCCTCACAGCTCAGAGAAACAAACTCTCCTTTAAACATCTGAGAGCTGCTGGGACTCACAGTCAGAGAGGCTGTGAGGGCTGAAATGGCATCATAGTGACCCTTTACATTTTCAAAGCCATATGTGGTAATAAACAGCATCTAGTCGTTTGAGTCGAGATCAGTACAGACAGAAACAGTAATAAACCACAATATCAACTACACCTGCAGCAAATCCTTGTTTAAACAACCTAAAACCCTTCATATGGATACTGACAAACACTGGTGCCTTTTAGTTATCATTTAGTTAAACTTTCATCATTATTCAAAGAATGAAGCCTTTTTCTTGAATTTTTGTATAGGACCAGAAGCACAACAAAAGCTCCATTCGGGGGCCTCCTCTGTTCAACATCTTCATGCTCCCACTGGCTCAggttatggaaaacaacaaaatatgttatcaCAGTAatgcagacgacacacaaatttacataaccacaTCACCAGGAGACTATGGTCCAacacaagcactgagtaagtgcattgaaca
It encodes:
- the LOC137174738 gene encoding Fc receptor-like B isoform X1, which encodes MEETSVQMLLVLSSLLCCTTNQALTASLTVSPSSSQMFKGEFVSLSCEEDDSSAGWMLRRNTTKETRAECGAKWGKTVHSSCNIGHIITMDSGVYWCESRERATSNSINITVTGGSVILQSPVLPVMEGDDVTLHCKTKTSNLPADFYKDGSLIGTEPAGGHMTIHNVSKSDEGLYKCNSSSHGESPSSWITVTDKPPTTALPPVSAALPTVSVAPPPASAPLQLVFRLVCHLVVFCPYFISTLVMVSLYRHRPAGNDLPVSMVTPPPTQAAERLAEEVDDIVAVTTEHHF
- the LOC137174738 gene encoding Fc receptor-like protein 5 isoform X3, which translates into the protein MFKGEFVSLSCEEDDSSAGWMLRRNTTKETRAECGAKWGKTVHSSCNIGHIITMDSGVYWCESRERATSNSINITVTGGSVILQSPVLPVMEGDDVTLHCKTKTSNLPADFYKDGSLIGTEPAGGHMTIHNVSKSDEGLYKCNSSSHGESPSSWITVTDKPPTTALPPVSAALPTVSVAPPPASAPLQLVFRLVCHLVVFCPYFISTLVMVSLYRHRPAGNDLPVSMVTPPPTQAAERLAEEVDDIVAVTTEHHF
- the LOC137174738 gene encoding Fc receptor-like B isoform X2, whose product is MEETSVQMLLVLSSLLCCTTNQASLTVSPSSSQMFKGEFVSLSCEEDDSSAGWMLRRNTTKETRAECGAKWGKTVHSSCNIGHIITMDSGVYWCESRERATSNSINITVTGGSVILQSPVLPVMEGDDVTLHCKTKTSNLPADFYKDGSLIGTEPAGGHMTIHNVSKSDEGLYKCNSSSHGESPSSWITVTDKPPTTALPPVSAALPTVSVAPPPASAPLQLVFRLVCHLVVFCPYFISTLVMVSLYRHRPAGNDLPVSMVTPPPTQAAERLAEEVDDIVAVTTEHHF